Proteins encoded by one window of Pseudomonas sp. LS44:
- the infC gene encoding translation initiation factor IF-3, producing the protein MIIKREMRQDKRAAPKAPINENISAREVRLIGADGEQIGIVSIDEALRVAEEAKLDLVEISADAVPPVCRIMDYGKHLFEKKKQVAAAKKNQKQVQIKEIKFRPGTEEGDYQVKLRNLVRFLSDGDKAKVSLRFRGREMAHQDLGMELLKRVEADLLEYGTVEQHPKLEGRQLMMVIAPKKRK; encoded by the coding sequence ATCATTATTAAGCGTGAAATGAGACAGGATAAACGAGCTGCACCGAAAGCCCCGATCAACGAGAATATCTCGGCACGCGAGGTTCGGTTAATTGGCGCGGACGGCGAGCAGATTGGCATCGTCTCGATTGATGAAGCGCTTCGAGTGGCTGAAGAAGCCAAGCTGGATCTTGTAGAGATTTCCGCTGATGCAGTGCCGCCTGTCTGCCGCATCATGGATTACGGCAAGCATCTGTTCGAAAAGAAGAAACAGGTAGCAGCCGCCAAGAAGAACCAGAAACAGGTTCAGATTAAAGAAATCAAGTTTCGTCCAGGGACGGAAGAAGGGGATTACCAGGTAAAACTACGCAACCTGGTACGTTTCCTAAGTGATGGGGACAAGGCCAAGGTATCTTTACGATTCCGCGGTCGTGAGATGGCTCACCAGGATCTGGGCATGGAGCTGTTGAAGCGGGTCGAAGCCGACCTTCTTGAATACGGCACCGTTGAGCAGCATCCTAAGTTGGAAGGACGCCAACTGATGATGGTCATCGCCCCCAAAAAGCGAAAATAA
- the rplT gene encoding 50S ribosomal protein L20 codes for MARVKRGVIARARHKKILKLAKGYYGARSRVFRVAKQAVIKAGQYAYRDRRQRKRQFRALWIARINAGARVNGLSYSRLIAGLKKASVEIDRKVLADLAVNEKAAFAAIVEKAKAVLA; via the coding sequence ATGGCTCGTGTAAAGCGTGGCGTTATCGCCCGTGCCCGTCACAAGAAAATTCTGAAACTCGCCAAAGGCTACTACGGTGCACGCTCACGCGTATTCCGTGTTGCCAAGCAGGCGGTAATCAAGGCTGGCCAATATGCCTACCGTGACCGCCGTCAGCGGAAGCGTCAGTTCCGCGCACTGTGGATCGCTCGTATCAACGCTGGTGCTCGTGTCAACGGTCTGTCGTACAGCCGTTTGATCGCCGGTCTGAAAAAAGCGTCCGTTGAGATCGACCGTAAGGTTCTGGCCGATCTGGCAGTGAACGAAAAAGCGGCGTTTGCTGCGATTGTCGAGAAAGCGAAAGCCGTTCTGGCTTAA
- the rpmI gene encoding 50S ribosomal protein L35 gives MPKMKTKSGAAKRFKKTAGGLKHKHAFKSHILTKMTTKRKRQLRGTSMLHKSDVARVERSLRLR, from the coding sequence ATGCCAAAGATGAAAACTAAGAGTGGCGCTGCGAAGCGCTTCAAGAAAACTGCTGGTGGCCTCAAGCACAAGCACGCTTTCAAGAGCCACATCCTTACCAAAATGACCACCAAGCGTAAGCGTCAGCTGCGTGGCACTTCCATGCTGCATAAGTCTGATGTCGCTCGTGTAGAGCGTTCGTTGCGTCTGCGTTGA